The proteins below come from a single Gossypium raimondii isolate GPD5lz chromosome 2, ASM2569854v1, whole genome shotgun sequence genomic window:
- the LOC105783905 gene encoding F-box protein SKP2A: protein MIGEEKVRSEDLNLCFEKLMMVAAGNSGEGVKRKGAVITEWKDIPMELLLRIVSLVDDRTAIVASGVCSGWRDAICLGLTHLCLSWCCKNMNNLVLSLAPKFTKLLTLVLRQENPQLEDTAVETIAKFCHDLQDLDLSKSFKLGDRSLYALAHGCPNLTKLNISGCTSFSDEGLEYLTKFCRKLKILNLCGCVKAATDCALQAIGQNCNMLHSLNLGWCDNVGDLGVTSLAYGCPDLRCLDLCGCVRITDDSVIALANGCLHLRSLGLYYCRNITDTAMYSLAHSRVKNKASIWQSMKGRYDEEGLRSLNISQCTALTPSAVQALCDTFPALHTCSGRHSLVMSGCLNLTSVHCACAVQSHRTLNSILHTAH, encoded by the exons ATGATAGGTGAAGAAAAGGTGCGAAGTGAAGACTTGAACTTGTGCTTTGAGAAGCTGATGATGGTTGCTGCTGGAAATAGTGGTGAAGGAGTTAAGAGGAAGGGTGCGGTGATCACTGAGTGGAAAGATATTCCTATGGAGCTGTTGTTGAGAATTGTTTCCCTTGTCGATGATCGAACTGCTATTGTTGCTTCTGGTGTTTGTAGTGGGTGGAGGGATGCTATTTGCTTGGGCCTTACCCATCTCTGTCTCTCATG GTGCTGTAAGAACATGAACAACTTGGTTCTATCCCTTGCTcctaaatttaccaaattgctAACTCTCGTACTACGCCAAGAAAATCCGCAGCTTGAGGACACTGCTGTTGAGACTATTGCGAAATTCTGTCATGATCTGCAGGATCTGGACCTCAGCAAAAGTTTCAAGCTTGGTGATCGCTCATTGTATGCTTTGGCCCATGGTTGCCCTAATCTTACAAAACTTAACATCAGTGGCTGCACATCATTCAGTGATGAAGGTCTTGAATATTTGACTAAATTTTGtcgaaaactaaaaatattaaatctctGTGGATGCGTTAAAGCTGCAACTGACTGCGCATTGCAG GCTATTGGACAGAACTGCAATATGTTGCACTCTTTAAATCTGGGATGGTGTGACAACGTTGGTGATCTAGGAGTTACGAGTCTAGCATATGGATGCCCTGATCTCAGATGCCTTGACTTGTGTGGCTGTGTCCGCATAACAG ATGATAGCGTGATTGCTTTGGCAAATGGATGTCTCCATTTGAGGTCGCTTGGTCTGTACTATTGCCGGAATATCACAGACACGGCAATGTACTCACTGGCTCACAGCCGAGTGAAGAACAAGGCTTCAATCTGGCAGTCCATGAAGGGTAGATATGATGAGGAAGGTCTTAGAAGTCTGAATATAAGCCAGTGTACTGCACTAACTCCTTCAGCTGTTCAGGCATTATGTGATACGTTCCCTGCTCTTCACACCTGCTCTGGAAGGCATTCCCTCGTCATGAGTGGCTGCTTGAACTTAACGTCCGTGCATTGCGCTTGTGCAGTCCAATCACACCGCACACTAAACAGTATTCTCCATACAGCTCATTGA